One genomic window of Nicotiana sylvestris chromosome 10, ASM39365v2, whole genome shotgun sequence includes the following:
- the LOC138879047 gene encoding uncharacterized protein, translating to MLKSNGNWDNYGRFRDFEVDAIVVDDNANYGILSSTIAEQLSIDTSDKIIEIKYIVNENCPPMEIRNDMGVRAYMETKKENKNLGSYPLCISVRDFNMELAINNESTSAGSSGSLNLLEFPSSPAIEEYQSEIITESTQTYIEEGQVYQDKQTVAAAMKNYSVMHKFQFRVKRSSHRSYWLICVAESCKWHFKATSINDSAMFKIRSFSRQHTCCLMDETFIQRKRTAAVLGSMVVPKYCDPKTVYTPKDIQTDMLSEHGLNLSYMQAWRAKEKALQFLRGNPCDSYNKLPKYFYILEKNYPCSVVKLKKAADDCFLYAFVALCTSINGWQHCRPVVVVDGTFLKSAYRGIMLTASTMDAAGTIFPLAYAVVDSENDASWKWFFEQFKEAYGERPSMCVVSDRHKSILKATSVVYPGLAHYSCMWHIWTNIRSKFKKGHLQLHELYFATARSYTMDEFNERMLKIEEVDLRVKSYLYDIGYHRWSRVHATVNRTFTMTSNIAESLNAVTKYARELPIFDLFEYMRTLLERWTKEKLSKAKGTFTYLGHKYNKELEDNSTLSQKLRVRASTDHIHTVLDGVKRYIVCLENKKCSCGQFQLDELPCAHALAALRHRNETYENYCSPYYTRKSLLLTYEMPVNPLPDEGKWDVPQHILDEVVKPPAGDKRQPGRPHKERYKTFDEIKSKKYKVSCGNCGGEGHNKRTCKNAPKKK from the exons aTGCTGAAATCGAATGGTAATTGGGATAACTATGGCAGATTTAGAGATTTTGAAGTTGATGCCATTGTGGTAGATGATAATGCAAACTACGGAATTCTCAGTTCTACAATTGCAGAACAATTATCGATTGATACATCGgataaaattatagaaatcaaatacattgtgaaCGAGAATTGTCCTCCAATGGAGATTAGGAATGATATGGGGGTTCGTGCTTACATGGAAaccaaaaaggagaataaaaacttaggttcgtatcctttatgtataagcgtaagagatttcaatatggaattggcaATCAACAATGAAAGCACCAGTGCAG GTTCGTCTGGATCCCTAAACTTACTTGAATTTCCATCCTCACCAGCTATAGaggaatatcaaagtgaaataataactgaatCTACGCAAACATATATTGAAGAAGGACAAGTTTATCAGGACAAGCAAACAGTAGCTGCTGCAATGAAGAATTATTCAGTGATGCACAAGTTCCAGTTCAGAGTAAAAAGATCTAGTCATAGAAG CTACTGGCTTATATGTGTTGCTGAAAGCTGTAAATGGCATTTCAAGGCAACGTCAATTAATGATTCGGCAATGTTCAAGATAAGAAGTTTCAGCCGTCAACACACATGCTGCCTAATGGACGAAACATTCATACAGCGCAAACGTACTGCAGCAGTACTTGGTAGCATGGTCGTTCCAAAGTATTGTGATCCTAAGACTGTTTACACACCAAAGGACATACAAACTGACATGTTATCCGAACATGGACTGAAcctaagctacatgcaagcatggagagcaaaggaaaaagctttacagtttttgagagggaatccgtgtgactcctacaacaaattacccaaatatttttatattcttgagaagaattatccttgtTCTGTTGTTAAATTGAAGAAGGCAGCAGATGATTGCTTCTTATacgcatttgttgctctttgtacaTCAATAAATGGTTGGCAACATTGTAGGCCGGTAGTAGTGGTTGATGGGACATTCTTAAAGTCAGCCTACAGGGGGATTATGCTGACAGCAAGCACCATGGATGCAGCAG GTACTATTTTTCCCTTGGCATATGCTGTGGTTGATTCTGAAAACGACGCGTCTTGGAagtggttctttgagcaattcaaggaGGCATATGGTGAAAGACCTTCAATGTGTGTTGTTTCAGATAGGCATAAGAGTATACTGAAGGCAACATCAGTTGTCTATCCGGGATTGGCACACTACTCTTGCATGTGGCATATATGGACAAATAtaaggtcaaaattcaagaagggacatctacaattacatgaattgtactttgctacagcacggtcatacactatggatgaatttaatgaaaggatgttGAAGATTGAAGAGGTAGACCTGCGTGTAAAGTCTTACCTATAtgatattggctatcatagatggtCAAGAGTACATGCAACGGTGAATAGAACTTTTACTATGACGTCAAACATTGCCGAGTCATTGAATGCTGTAACAAAATATGCAAGAGAGCTTCCAATATTTGATCTATTTGAGTATATGAGGACTCTTCTTGAACGTTGGACAAAAGAAAAGTTATCGAAGGCAAAGGGTACTTTCACATACCTTGGTCACAAATACAACAAAGAATTGGAAGACAACAGTACATTATCTCAGAAACTAAgg gtgagggcttcaacagatcatatacatactgtgttagatggtgtgaagcggtacattgtgtgtctagaaaacaagaaatgtagctgtggacaattccaacttgatgaacttCCATGTGCGCATGCTTTGGCAGCATTAAGGCATAGGAATGAAACATACGAAAACTATTGCTCTCCGTATTACACAAGGAAGAGCCTTCTGCTTACCTATGAAATGCCAGTAAATCCTCTTCCTGATGAAGGCAAATGGGATGTGCCACAACATATTTTGGATGAGGTAGTAAAGCCACCGGCGGGAGATAAAAGGCAGCCAGGGAGACCTCACAAGGAAAGATATAAAACATTTGATGAAATAAAGTCAAAGAAATACAAGGTGTCATGTGGCAATTGTGGAggtgaagggcataacaaaagaaCTTGCAAGAATGCGCCGAAAAAGAAATGA